One Harpia harpyja isolate bHarHar1 chromosome 23, bHarHar1 primary haplotype, whole genome shotgun sequence genomic window, GCAGGTAGGTGCCCCTGGATGTCTGCCAAAGACCTCTTCTAAGCTCAGAAGTGGATTATTTACTActtctatgaaagaaaaataatgaacttAAAATGAACCTAGGATcagtttacagaaatatttctttgtgcTATAAAATATCTTTGACACATTTTTGAACATTTATACCATTAAATATGAGTGCTGTTtactgtttctgtgtttgttcttGTTAGCAGCAGTACTATCACTGCACAATGCTCCCATTTAATGACAGATTAGTGTGTTAACGTACTGTATCTATCAGAAGAAATGAATTCATTCATACACTGGCCTCTTGTCAGACTAGAATCAAGCCATGTAAATTAAATAAGCATTCCTACCTTTAAATTCAGTCTCGTGACACGACAACTCGTTagatattttcccttttcttaaggACTAAGGAACAGCCCTGAGACCCAAGTGAGCTTATGGATAGGGCACTGCTGATGAAGCCGCTCCTTCCCTTGAGTGACTTTACTACGGCTAGGGAAGCCTcttggaagaaagagagaggagaaggaggcaggaagaggagggatggtgataaatttgccttttttctatACCACCAAACAGAGCTCACCAACTCCAGAGAAAGCTTTGGCTGTCTGGATGATCACATGCATTTCCTCTTATCACAAATCTGAGCTGGAGCTACtcagaaaaatggcaaaatgaGCCAGATGCCAGGATCTagttttgtctttcctttgcaacagttttggtgggtttttttaatcaccgaaaacattttcaaaaaatctCCCCCACTTCTCCATCTATGAAAATTATCTCATCTGTTGCTGACTGATGCTTTCTTATCCCTATTTTGAATACTGCAGCATTTTTTGGCAATAATTTAGTGTTTGCAATCTTTCCAGAGTTtttgtccaaaatatttttttttcttttcctgttaccGTAATCTGAAGGGTTATGGTAGATTTTCTGTAGCCAAAAATGCATGATATTCAGTAacgggttttaaaaaaaaaagaggtgacaTCTACATGCTTTCACGAAAGCTGACACTGAAAAATGTTATTCTTGGAAACCTGCCCGTCCGTGTTTCCTCTCTGGCTGGCATTCACAAATgtgtttctctctgtctctctccctctcctattctttttgttttctcactaATAGGAAGGGGACAAGCAATTAATCAGAGAAACAGCCACGCACCAGCTCAACCCAGAGCGCTATGTTCACACTTTTAAAGATTTGTCTAATTTCTCAGGATCTATAAACATTTCCTATCGCTACCTAGCTGGCACGCCTTTGCCAAGGAAAAGTAAGTAACTGCAATCTGAATGTTATGAAATGAGGTGATTTAAAAATGGGTGAAATCCATATAGTCCCTGGGGTATTTCTAGGCAAGAGGGGCTGAGTTAAGCAGTGAGGATCTCAGAGAGTTAGCGGGACAGCTCGCTCGCTCTGCATAGGCAGTTCTGGGCAGCTGCTCGGTCAGCCCTGGCAGCGACTGCCCGACAGCCTGGTCACCCTCTGACCACATGCCTGACTTGTAGTCGTCTTGCAGGCAGCCCCTGGATGGTCTGTGTGAGCCGATTTTTGTCCATCCCCCCCCAGGCATGAGGGAGATGATTTAGAAAGCGGGAGCAAGGCAGGTGCTGGTGGTGCTCTGCAAACACCCTCTGAGACCGTACTGTCAGCCTCTGTCTGTGTAACCAGTAAATCCAATCCAAGGTGTGCTTGGGATCACCTAGCTACACCCTTCAGGTCCCCTGTTCTGCCAGTCCAGCAGCTGTGAATGGATGTCCTTGTTCCTTTAGCTGTGATAATGAGGGAGGTGAATTGTGCTATTATGGGGACAGTAAAGGAGGATTCTTCTCCCAGCCATCTGCAGATGGACGATCTAGTTATTCTAACTTCAGGCAGGGTTCAAGACTTTCATCTTGAAGTGAAATATGGCCATACCTAGCTTTTAGACAGGTGTCCTTTGGGTTCCAAATCAATCATTTCACCAACATAAACAAGGCTCAGAAGTCCAAGCacagaaggtaaaataaaatcATCTGTGAGTTGTTGATCTTCATAGAAAGCTATAAAGTAAAGTTTGTTCAAATTAGATTTGAGAAATTTGGGGCTGTGTAGGCAGCGTAAATGGCTTCTGGGGGTTGTACTTCACTGTACAACTGCGTTTTGAGCAGACTTAAGCCTCAGGGGAAACTCTGAATCACTTTATCAGAGCAGTCTTTTACAAACCGCAGTATTTTAGAAAAGTTGGGGTAGGTTCAACTAAAGTATGCCCTGTTAATTATAAAGTCTTAACATTTTTTACATCAGAAGTTATAAAAATGGAGATATATtaacaaatatctgaaaaaacTGTTTTGGACTGCTGGAAAAAATGCAATGGCAGTAACTCCAAACCAGCAGAGATTAAAATTCTTCCCTTATAATTAAGATGCATCTCTCCTTAGAAAGAtgtaacagcattaaaaattatttatacaagCACAGGTATGTAGTACTAAGTTCTCttctactttaaaataatatctaAATGATATCTTGCGAGAGAGAGTTCCCTGTAACATGCTCAATGAGTCCTGAAAGAGGGTTAGGAGAACTATTAGCAAGCAAAAATTGGAcaaattcagttaaaaatgaacatgcagaaaaaaaattatccatgcaaCATTCATAAAACTGTAAAGTTACGCATAAGTGTAACTAGTCTTGTAGAGTGCTTAAAATGGTAAGTTTGGCAATTTATAGCTCACGTTTTTGTGCTGCATTTCGTAGttccttgctttaaaaatattgtgcGTATCATATCTCATAATCCCCtttcttttaacagattttaCAACCTTATCATTGTCTATGTGGTTTCCTCTACCAGGCACATATGTGCACATTGCTTTGGCTTTTGTCCACTATGTGCCATTCCTTGCAGTTAACAAGTGAATGTTTAATGCAATAGTCTCCATATGTCTATTTGCTTGCAATATGATTCTTCTTTCATGAAAAGGCAATAAACGTCCTTTGTTGCATGCAGCTTCATAAGTTGACACCCCAAATTTCTCAGTCTTCACCATTCAAAAGGTTTCTTTCATATAAGCACATCTCTGGAGGATAGCTTTGTGGCGAAATGGTTTCCAACGTCAGATACTCAGGTTTTGTTTGAATTCTCTTTTGTACAGGGTATCTTACAATTGGGCTATCCTCTGTGAAACGGAAAAAGGGAAACTACTTGCTCGAGACCATCAAGTCCATATTTGAGCAGTCAAGTTATGAGGAACTCAAAGAAATCGCAGTGGTAGTGCAGCTGGCAGATTTTGACTCAGCCTGGTGTGAAGGGATGGTCCAGGATATTTCACAGAAATTTGCACATCACATAATTGCGGGCAGATTAATAGTTATTCACGTCCCTGAAGAGTATTATCCTGTACTGGATGGCCTCAAGAGAAATTACAATGACCCAGAGGACCGTGTGAAGTTTCGATCCAAACAAAATGTAGATTATGCTTTCCTTCTTAACTTCTGTGCTAATCTTTCTGACTACTATGTGATGTTAGAAGATGACGTTCGCTGCTCAAAGAATTTTTTGACTGCTGTTAAGAAAGTAATTACCTCACGAGAAGGATCCTACTGGGTGACTTTGGAATTCTCCAAACTGGGGTACATTGGAAAGCTTTACCATTCCCATGACCTCCCACGCCTGGCCCATTTTTTGTTGATGTTCTACCAAGAAATGCCTTGCGATTGGCTGCTCATCCACTTTCGTGGGCTGTTAGCTCAGAAGGAAGTGATACGTTTTAAGCCATCTCTTTTCCAGCACATGGGATACTACTCGTCTTACAAAGGAGCTGAAAACAAGCTAAAGGATGATGATTTTGAAGAGGAATCTTTTGATATCCCTGACAACCCACCTGCAAACTTGCACACCAACATGAATGTATTTGAAAACTATGAGGCAAGCAAGGCTTACAGCAGCATTGATGAGTACTTCTGGGGCAAAGCTCCTTCTACGGGAGACTTCTATGGGATTGTATTTGAAAAGCCcattaaaatcaataaaattaaaGTTGTCACTGGAACTGAAGACCGGCAAAATGACATTTTGCATCATGGGGCCCTGGAAGTAGGAGAAAAGATTGTAGGGAGTAAAAAAGGGAGACAGTGTACTACTTACTTGAGACTAGGGGAATTCAAAAATGGGAATTTTGAAATAACAGATGTAGAGCACAAAGTTCTGTTTGATATTAACTGCATGAGAATACTTGTTACCAAAAGTCAAAAAGAATGGCTGATCATTAGGAGCATTAGCGTCTGGACTTCTCAAATGCCAAATCAATAAAGCAAAACCACCTGAGAAGGTACAGAGTGCATACAATCAGCTGGGTCCCAACTGGTGCCATTCCCCAGAAAAACTGACATTTCCAACTCTTCACTAGAGACACGGAAGATCTGGGGAAATcacaaaacaagcaaagcaatttattttttactagTTTGGCCAGGCAATATACAAACACTTATTTGTTGACACTTTTGAATTTTATAGGAAATGCAAAGTTCTCGAACCTCTCTTGAACCccttttttattatcatttctcTGTAAGAGAGATTTTCTGGactaaacagaacaaaacagaacatcCTATAATTACCAAAAGGTTTAAAGCTATGACCAGTACGTTGTGAAAAGAAATTGGATTGCACCTTACGCacatataaatttaaaatgttttggtagTATGCGTTTGTACAATAGTTGGTGATGTGTTTCTTATAAAGGCAGTTGTGACAAGGAAATCTGTCCTGAAACTGGCAGTTTCATTCTGAGCACTGTAATAAAATAGTGTGGCTAATCATTGCAACTTCTTTTCAAAAGGGAATGTATGTAAAATTATAAATCTGACATGACAACTATGTAAAAAATAGATAATTGCATCTGTTATTCTGTCTCAACAAATatcctttgttctttttcctggGTCCTTTCACTGAAACGAGCACTACTTGGATTCTTTATTACTTAGGGGACCAATTTACTCTCCTTATTCGAACAAAATGCCTCACAGTAAGCAAGCATTCTGCTTGAGTACAGATGTCGCTATCAAACCCAAGCACCTCAAGGGCAACACTGTTCTCTAAGACAGGCATCTTAACAGACCTCAGCTTCAACATTCCCTGTTCCTTTACAACATGCAGAACTCCCCATGAGTTTGCACACAGCTGAATACTACAGCATGCTTTCCAAGGACTGTTATGCCTTCCATATCTACATGTCCAGTCCATGTATGATACAAACATAAAGTGTACCAGTTAATCAATTGGAGGTGAACGTAATCACCAGTCTTTCCCAGATGATCTCTAGCCAATAGAGCAGATGCAAAAGGAAGAATCTTGATTcgatgaaaaattaaaatgtttctaaattagtttttcttttttcttcagttttctaatTATCATGTTAGTTTTGTAGACGTCTTCCCACTGCCTCTGGTTATTCCTTGTAAGCTTATTTTGCCTAGCTTTAGCCAATAAGCAGGAAAGTACCCTCAGTCCTCATGACTTCAGTGTCAACTCTAGACTTTTAGTGCAACACACAGGGAGGCTGTAGAGCTGTATGATTTATACTATATGCATACATTTGCATTAGCAGAATCTCCAGCCTCTCTCAAGTAGACACACTAAGAAATCCATGAGTATCAAGTGTGACACAGATGAACACTGTATTGTCAGTCTCCTGAATACTGTGGTTATCATCTAACTGCATGTATGGGTTTTAGTGAAACCTGGAAGGCAAGGATTAAATTTCAAGAAAGCCTGCACTGACCAAGAGTGAACTAACTACTGTACTCAACACATCCAAACC contains:
- the MGAT4C gene encoding alpha-1,3-mannosyl-glycoprotein 4-beta-N-acetylglucosaminyltransferase C; this translates as MRHSLKYFDKMRCLRKRSAVSFLGVLVICLLFMNLYIEDGYVLEGDKQLIRETATHQLNPERYVHTFKDLSNFSGSINISYRYLAGTPLPRKRYLTIGLSSVKRKKGNYLLETIKSIFEQSSYEELKEIAVVVQLADFDSAWCEGMVQDISQKFAHHIIAGRLIVIHVPEEYYPVLDGLKRNYNDPEDRVKFRSKQNVDYAFLLNFCANLSDYYVMLEDDVRCSKNFLTAVKKVITSREGSYWVTLEFSKLGYIGKLYHSHDLPRLAHFLLMFYQEMPCDWLLIHFRGLLAQKEVIRFKPSLFQHMGYYSSYKGAENKLKDDDFEEESFDIPDNPPANLHTNMNVFENYEASKAYSSIDEYFWGKAPSTGDFYGIVFEKPIKINKIKVVTGTEDRQNDILHHGALEVGEKIVGSKKGRQCTTYLRLGEFKNGNFEITDVEHKVLFDINCMRILVTKSQKEWLIIRSISVWTSQMPNQ